Proteins encoded within one genomic window of Rubritalea squalenifaciens DSM 18772:
- a CDS encoding NF038122 family metalloprotease, whose translation MKHLKYLAPSIFILGTASSSALDIVFSPAAGMDQRALDGFESAALYWESVLMDDVTVNIEIDFTALDPGVLGQAGSTTQSVTVVDYFNALNADVTTADDAVAVANLPNAGGGSLTFLTQTDTESNSLVVGTDRDRSGNNRVLDLNTSNAKALGLFVGGAADADAFITFSSSFNWDFDQSDGVGSGLQDFVGVAIHEIGHSLGFTSGVDTVDYAIGAGIDLENFRVFSGLDMFRYSAEGELNLAAGEEAYFSIDGGATNLGHFSTGVDYGDGNQASHWRDGVGLGIMDPTANPAGQINEVSGLDLMAFDVIGWDVDVAAQAVPEPSVLGLLGIGGGLLLGRRRRN comes from the coding sequence ATGAAGCACCTTAAGTACCTCGCCCCATCAATATTCATCCTCGGAACCGCCAGTTCTTCCGCCCTTGATATTGTCTTCAGCCCCGCTGCGGGTATGGATCAAAGAGCACTAGATGGCTTCGAGTCCGCAGCACTCTACTGGGAGAGTGTGCTCATGGATGATGTTACTGTGAATATTGAGATCGATTTTACCGCGCTGGATCCGGGTGTGCTGGGGCAGGCGGGGAGTACTACTCAGAGTGTCACTGTTGTTGATTATTTTAATGCCTTGAACGCTGATGTGACGACGGCCGACGACGCCGTCGCTGTGGCTAACTTGCCGAATGCTGGCGGAGGAAGTCTGACCTTCCTCACTCAGACTGACACCGAGTCAAATTCTCTCGTGGTCGGGACTGATCGTGACCGCAGTGGAAACAATAGGGTTCTTGATCTAAATACATCGAATGCAAAAGCTCTTGGGCTCTTCGTTGGTGGAGCGGCCGATGCGGATGCTTTTATCACCTTCAGTAGTTCATTTAACTGGGACTTTGACCAGTCAGATGGAGTGGGGTCAGGACTTCAAGATTTTGTTGGTGTGGCGATCCATGAGATTGGCCACAGCTTGGGCTTCACCAGTGGAGTAGATACCGTGGACTATGCTATCGGTGCAGGAATTGATCTGGAAAACTTCAGGGTGTTTTCAGGTCTGGATATGTTTCGCTATAGTGCCGAGGGTGAGTTGAATCTTGCGGCTGGTGAGGAGGCTTACTTCTCTATTGATGGTGGTGCGACCAATCTGGGGCACTTCTCCACAGGGGTAGACTATGGTGACGGCAATCAAGCCAGCCATTGGAGGGATGGAGTAGGCCTTGGAATTATGGACCCTACTGCAAATCCTGCGGGACAGATCAATGAGGTTTCAGGTCTCGATCTGATGGCATTTGATGTCATCGGTTGGGATGTTGATGTCGCAGCGCAAGCTGTCCCGGAGCCATCAGTGCTTGGCTTGCTCGGCATTGGGGGTGGCCTGCTCCTTGGCAGAAGGAGAAGAAACTAG
- the rpsM gene encoding 30S ribosomal protein S13, producing the protein MARIFGIEIPNEKRIEASLPYIYGIGPTTAKRILEHAGVDADIRTGQLTEEQLVKIATVITSEGIIIEGDLRRERQAALKRLTSINCHRGQRHKRGLPVRGQRTKTNARTRKGKKRTVGVVGKK; encoded by the coding sequence ATGGCACGAATTTTCGGAATCGAAATTCCAAATGAGAAGCGCATCGAAGCGTCTCTCCCATATATCTACGGCATCGGACCAACAACTGCTAAGAGAATTCTCGAGCACGCTGGTGTAGATGCTGATATTCGCACAGGTCAACTCACAGAAGAGCAACTCGTTAAGATCGCCACGGTGATCACTTCCGAGGGGATCATCATCGAAGGTGACCTTCGTCGTGAGCGTCAAGCTGCCCTTAAGCGCCTGACCTCCATTAACTGCCACCGCGGTCAGCGCCACAAGCGCGGCCTTCCAGTTCGTGGTCAGCGTACCAAGACTAATGCCCGTACACGTAAGGGTAAGAAGCGCACTGTAGGTGTGGTAGGTAAGAAGTAA
- the rpsK gene encoding 30S ribosomal protein S11, which translates to MSEETKNTEAVEEEVKAPAAQEATEAPKAEETAEAPKKEEKKRDIFAELAGAEEADTKIHKAKKSKNVHSGIVHITATFNNTLVSVTDSNGNAIGWSSAGKMGFKGSRKSTAYAAQVVSQDACRQAMSHGLKSVEVRVKGPGAGRESAVRAAQALGLEITSIKDVTSVPHNGCRPKKARRV; encoded by the coding sequence ATGTCTGAAGAAACAAAGAACACAGAAGCAGTTGAGGAAGAAGTAAAAGCTCCTGCTGCACAGGAAGCTACTGAAGCTCCTAAAGCTGAAGAAACAGCTGAAGCTCCTAAAAAAGAGGAGAAGAAGCGCGATATTTTTGCTGAGCTCGCTGGCGCTGAGGAAGCTGACACCAAGATTCACAAAGCCAAGAAGAGCAAGAACGTTCACTCCGGTATCGTTCACATCACAGCCACTTTCAACAACACACTTGTCAGTGTAACAGACTCAAACGGTAATGCTATCGGTTGGTCTTCTGCTGGTAAGATGGGCTTCAAGGGTTCCCGTAAGTCCACCGCATATGCTGCACAGGTTGTCTCCCAGGACGCATGCCGTCAGGCAATGTCTCACGGTCTTAAGTCCGTTGAGGTTCGCGTAAAGGGTCCAGGTGCTGGTCGTGAGTCCGCAGTTCGTGCTGCACAGGCTCTCGGTCTTGAAATCACTTCAATCAAGGATGTAACTTCCGTACCACACAACGGTTGCCGTCCTAAGAAAGCACGTCGCGTATAA
- the rpsD gene encoding 30S ribosomal protein S4, translating to MARYIGPKDKISRRFGVALFGPSKALERRNFPPGQHGLRAGRRKKSDYSVALGEKQKLRFQYGVLEKQFRAYYAEAARQRGITGDTLVRLLETRLDNVCYRLGFGNTRSAARQFVNHGHVTVNGTKVDIASYQCKPGDVIEVAKKPSSQQLGLRALDLTQAVPLKDWLTIDREKMSGTVARLPEPEDMDHGVNVQLVVELYSR from the coding sequence ATGGCACGATACATTGGCCCTAAAGATAAAATCAGCCGCCGTTTCGGTGTAGCCCTCTTCGGTCCTTCCAAGGCTCTTGAGCGTCGTAACTTCCCTCCAGGTCAGCACGGTCTCCGTGCAGGTCGTCGTAAGAAGTCTGACTACTCAGTAGCTCTCGGTGAGAAGCAGAAGCTTCGTTTCCAGTACGGTGTACTTGAGAAGCAGTTCCGCGCATACTACGCAGAGGCAGCTCGCCAGCGTGGCATTACCGGTGACACTCTCGTTCGCCTTCTTGAGACTCGTCTCGACAACGTTTGCTACCGTCTCGGTTTTGGTAACACCCGTTCCGCTGCTCGTCAGTTTGTGAACCACGGTCACGTTACTGTAAACGGTACCAAGGTAGACATCGCTTCCTACCAGTGCAAGCCAGGTGACGTAATCGAAGTTGCTAAGAAGCCATCTTCACAGCAGCTCGGTCTTCGCGCACTCGATCTCACACAAGCAGTACCTCTCAAGGACTGGTTGACTATCGATCGCGAGAAAATGTCCGGTACTGTTGCTCGCCTTCCAGAGCCAGAGGACATGGATCACGGTGTTAACGTTCAGCTCGTGGTTGAACTTTACTCCCGATAA
- a CDS encoding MBL fold metallo-hydrolase, with amino-acid sequence MPIHSYTGGHVFTNGFIVDHNGTCIVIDAPALIHEVIQDHGLKPTHLLLTHQHFDHTEDVEALQNMGVKVLMHSPYSETLIRQKEARENWGLPVNITPFEADTLLDGENEIKIGDLEIKIFHIPGHSPDSVAFYIPELDVVFAGDTLMAESMGRTDLPGGSHELLVEGIKKHLYSLPDETALCSGHGPVSSIDHEKQNNPFI; translated from the coding sequence ATGCCTATTCACAGCTATACTGGCGGACACGTTTTCACCAATGGATTCATTGTTGATCACAACGGAACATGCATCGTCATCGACGCTCCAGCTCTTATTCACGAAGTCATTCAGGATCACGGCCTAAAACCGACCCACCTTCTCCTCACCCATCAACACTTCGACCACACAGAGGACGTTGAGGCCCTGCAAAACATGGGAGTGAAGGTGCTCATGCATTCACCTTACTCTGAAACTCTGATTCGCCAGAAGGAAGCACGAGAAAACTGGGGCCTCCCGGTAAACATCACCCCATTCGAGGCTGACACCCTGCTTGATGGTGAAAACGAGATCAAAATTGGAGACCTGGAGATCAAGATCTTCCACATCCCCGGTCACTCGCCGGACAGCGTCGCATTCTACATTCCTGAGCTCGATGTTGTCTTCGCCGGAGATACTCTCATGGCTGAATCCATGGGCCGGACTGACCTACCAGGAGGCTCTCACGAACTGCTTGTCGAAGGCATCAAAAAGCACCTCTACTCCCTGCCGGACGAAACAGCCCTGTGTTCAGGCCATGGGCCTGTCTCCTCAATCGATCACGAGAAGCAGAATAACCCCTTTATTTAA
- a CDS encoding ATP-binding cassette domain-containing protein, translating into MLEIKDLCFTIEKDDEPLNLVDRVSINIPSGHFMAIVGPSGCGKTTLLNTLAGLNELSEGAIYWNGRDLEEDGDFDPAELGYVPQFSIAYDELTVDESIEAVTKLRVRTRNLDDLDLRIDRVLEETGLTSIADRYVKVLSGGQKRRLGLAMELVTDPKLLLCDEVTSGLDPRSERDIVRRLHSLSRRDGRIVISVTHSLAHLELYDSILVLHEGRVAYHGPPNGLTHYFSVEDTEEIYPRLAKQDASKWQKSWLKHKDVYYKKIDSTRQRLIDEGQLIIPETKELDTPSKESKKSTQDIVLDETGPLEDDRTKSEISSDTEFDEFGDIPIKKTGKVRARKPQKIEDSAPLEVETEKFLDSSEIVSEGAEPISTPNFASQFSTLLARRWKIFFRDKGQVILQLAILICFPCLVALFGEQASAPLLQYPDVPDVEVSMQSMKNLETIGENRAKVGGAVSGIIMFQVVLLALMGSNNAAREIAGERKIMEKEKFGGVSPFAYLLSKIVFLSGMVIIQSVWMAIFVEQFWHFPENHATNGFFDHVLFLILVNAAMTSICLGISSLMKTSEQASLLSIYLVGFQLPLSGAVLALPEFVGQITRPFISAYWAWSGSIESLEDRYQAAITTVTTTPLDNTRMICLYVLGFQILIGLIASYIGIRRHQWEH; encoded by the coding sequence GTGCTAGAGATAAAAGACCTTTGTTTTACCATTGAGAAAGACGATGAACCCCTCAACCTGGTTGATCGTGTAAGCATTAATATCCCATCTGGTCACTTCATGGCCATCGTGGGACCGTCTGGTTGCGGTAAAACCACCTTGCTCAATACACTTGCCGGCCTGAACGAGCTTTCTGAAGGCGCTATCTACTGGAACGGCAGAGACCTTGAAGAAGATGGCGACTTTGACCCAGCTGAACTTGGCTACGTCCCCCAATTTTCTATCGCCTATGATGAATTGACCGTAGACGAATCCATCGAGGCAGTCACCAAACTCCGAGTGCGTACCCGCAATCTGGACGACTTGGATCTCCGTATTGATCGAGTACTTGAAGAGACTGGCCTGACGAGTATTGCAGACCGCTACGTTAAAGTCCTTTCAGGCGGTCAAAAGCGCCGTCTCGGTTTGGCCATGGAGCTCGTTACTGACCCCAAGCTACTGCTTTGCGATGAGGTGACTTCAGGCCTGGACCCAAGATCCGAGCGAGATATCGTACGCCGACTGCACTCCCTTTCCCGACGCGATGGCCGCATCGTCATCTCAGTCACCCACTCTCTGGCCCATCTAGAACTCTACGATTCCATCCTGGTCTTGCACGAAGGCAGAGTCGCCTACCACGGACCACCAAATGGACTCACCCATTATTTCTCCGTCGAAGACACCGAGGAAATCTACCCTCGTCTGGCTAAGCAAGATGCCAGCAAATGGCAGAAATCCTGGCTCAAGCACAAAGACGTCTACTACAAAAAGATCGATAGTACCCGCCAGAGGCTCATTGACGAAGGCCAGCTCATCATCCCTGAGACCAAGGAGCTGGACACCCCGTCCAAGGAATCCAAAAAATCCACCCAAGATATCGTACTTGATGAGACTGGTCCTCTTGAAGATGACCGCACCAAAAGCGAAATCTCCTCTGACACAGAATTTGATGAGTTCGGTGACATTCCGATCAAGAAGACTGGCAAAGTGCGCGCAAGAAAGCCTCAGAAAATAGAGGACTCTGCCCCACTGGAAGTCGAAACAGAGAAGTTCCTCGACTCCAGCGAAATTGTTTCCGAAGGAGCGGAACCAATCAGCACCCCTAATTTCGCCAGTCAATTCAGCACCTTGCTGGCTCGTCGCTGGAAGATCTTTTTCCGGGACAAAGGCCAGGTCATCCTCCAACTGGCCATCCTGATCTGTTTCCCCTGCCTAGTTGCTCTTTTCGGGGAGCAAGCCAGTGCCCCTCTTCTTCAGTATCCGGATGTCCCAGATGTAGAAGTATCCATGCAGTCGATGAAAAACTTGGAAACCATCGGCGAAAACAGAGCCAAAGTCGGTGGAGCCGTCTCGGGCATCATCATGTTCCAAGTCGTCTTGCTCGCACTGATGGGCTCCAATAACGCAGCCCGCGAGATCGCTGGTGAACGTAAGATCATGGAGAAAGAAAAGTTTGGCGGAGTCAGTCCCTTTGCCTACCTCCTGAGTAAGATTGTCTTCCTATCCGGCATGGTCATCATCCAGTCCGTGTGGATGGCTATTTTCGTAGAGCAATTCTGGCATTTCCCGGAAAACCACGCCACCAATGGATTCTTCGATCACGTCTTGTTCCTCATCCTCGTCAATGCGGCCATGACATCCATCTGTCTGGGCATTTCCTCGCTGATGAAAACCTCTGAACAGGCATCACTCCTGTCCATTTACCTGGTTGGCTTCCAGCTACCACTCTCAGGTGCAGTCTTGGCGCTTCCCGAATTCGTGGGCCAAATCACCCGCCCTTTCATCTCCGCTTACTGGGCCTGGTCTGGCAGCATTGAATCCCTAGAAGACCGTTATCAAGCAGCCATCACTACCGTCACCACGACTCCACTTGATAACACTAGAATGATTTGCCTCTATGTCTTAGGCTTCCAGATCCTCATCGGCCTCATCGCCTCCTACATCGGAATCCGCCGTCATCAATGGGAACATTAA